The following are encoded in a window of Ruminiclostridium herbifermentans genomic DNA:
- a CDS encoding uracil-DNA glycosylase yields MLTWEQLILACEGCQLCELGKLRNNIVIGRGNIKAPVMFIGEGPGEQEDLKGEPFVGAAGQLLDVLLEALAFKPEDYYIANVVKCRPPNNRVPTDSEAENCLPYLRNQVALIRPKIIVCLGSTAARYVISKEIKITQIRGQWHEQKGCWIMPTFHPAALLRDSTKKVLLFKDIKNVKLKMAEIL; encoded by the coding sequence ATGCTGACGTGGGAACAACTAATATTGGCATGTGAAGGCTGCCAATTATGTGAACTTGGAAAGCTGAGAAATAATATAGTTATTGGAAGAGGAAATATAAAAGCGCCTGTAATGTTTATCGGTGAAGGACCAGGGGAGCAGGAGGATTTAAAAGGTGAGCCATTCGTGGGGGCTGCCGGACAACTTCTGGATGTTCTATTAGAGGCTTTAGCTTTTAAGCCTGAGGATTACTATATTGCTAATGTAGTTAAATGCAGACCGCCAAATAACAGAGTTCCAACTGATTCTGAGGCTGAAAATTGTTTGCCATATTTGAGAAACCAAGTAGCTTTGATAAGACCTAAAATAATAGTATGTCTTGGAAGCACTGCGGCAAGATATGTCATTTCAAAAGAAATTAAAATCACTCAAATACGGGGACAATGGCACGAGCAAAAGGGCTGCTGGATTATGCCAACTTTTCATCCTGCAGCACTGTTAAGAGATTCAACAAAGAAAGTATTGCTTTTTAAAGATATAAAAAATGTAAAGTTAAAAATGGCAGAAATTCTGTAA
- a CDS encoding uracil-DNA glycosylase: MKEIRQKLDELYCRYKEEFNQEEIVLGDGCLTSPIVIVGEAPGKDEVMLGRPFVGAAGKNLNEFINVLGIDRDALFITNAIKYRLGKLNPKTQRIINRPATNQDIRNNQKWLHDEINILKPQIIVTLGNVPLKSIMDDFKVSIGDMHGIFNSCNVSGNEFKLFPLYHPASIIYNRALKEVYYNDVLKLKNMITEFFT, encoded by the coding sequence TTGAAAGAAATAAGACAAAAACTTGATGAATTATATTGCAGATATAAAGAGGAATTTAATCAGGAGGAGATAGTACTTGGTGATGGTTGCTTAACCAGTCCCATAGTTATTGTAGGTGAAGCACCCGGCAAGGATGAGGTTATGTTGGGAAGACCATTTGTAGGGGCTGCTGGTAAAAATTTAAATGAGTTTATAAATGTATTGGGTATTGATCGTGATGCTTTGTTTATTACAAATGCAATAAAATATAGATTGGGAAAATTAAATCCCAAAACGCAAAGAATAATCAATAGGCCTGCAACAAATCAAGACATTAGGAATAACCAAAAGTGGCTTCATGATGAAATAAACATACTCAAACCGCAGATAATTGTTACACTGGGAAACGTACCACTTAAGTCAATTATGGATGATTTTAAAGTATCAATAGGTGATATGCATGGTATTTTTAACTCTTGTAATGTATCAGGGAATGAATTTAAATTGTTTCCTCTGTATCATCCAGCAAGTATTATTTATAACAGAGCATTAAAGGAAGTATATTATAACGATGTACTGAAATTAAAGAATATGATTACCGAGTTCTTTACATAG
- a CDS encoding class I SAM-dependent methyltransferase — MRKFEKIKKYYMQNNKPNQPDYYLLGWESEAAQQQRFVALVNDLNLDRKKILDIGCGTGNLLQFLEQRFSGFEYTGVDILEHMIAIAKSKNLKGTFLCIDIFKENPFTYNEFDNVFASGIFNINLGNNKQFIIDALGLFNSICKETISFNLLYDKSPNREDKYFYTSPDEICKLIEDNYSNHFKIKVIEGYLSNDFTVVCNKVNK, encoded by the coding sequence ATGAGAAAATTTGAGAAAATTAAAAAGTATTATATGCAAAATAATAAGCCTAATCAGCCGGATTATTACTTACTTGGGTGGGAAAGTGAAGCTGCACAGCAACAAAGATTTGTAGCTTTGGTTAACGATTTGAACTTGGATAGAAAAAAAATCCTTGACATTGGTTGTGGAACAGGTAATTTATTGCAGTTTCTAGAACAAAGATTTTCTGGTTTTGAGTATACAGGAGTTGATATTCTTGAACATATGATAGCCATTGCCAAAAGCAAAAATTTAAAAGGAACATTTCTTTGTATAGATATTTTTAAAGAAAATCCTTTTACTTATAATGAATTTGATAATGTTTTTGCTTCTGGGATTTTTAATATTAATCTAGGGAATAATAAACAATTTATCATTGATGCACTTGGGCTGTTTAATAGTATTTGTAAAGAGACCATATCTTTTAATCTCTTGTATGACAAGTCTCCAAATAGAGAGGATAAATATTTTTATACTTCACCAGATGAAATATGTAAATTGATAGAAGATAATTATTCAAATCATTTTAAAATTAAAGTTATAGAGGGATATCTCAGTAATGATTTTACTGTGGTTTGTAATAAGGTTAATAAATAG
- a CDS encoding PilZ domain-containing protein, whose translation MKKVDLVLRHYNKIRPINCKVVSGDEDNLFTIEIVDNESKGLEVIKGDPVLIGTLNKDDSLNLAGGSVIGANKQNHKYILCKNEVLNISKEQEKRQYERFPTSLLGEIKYENSSDRASLYIKDFSYLGMGVYSSGDFNIDDKVDISIFLSNNVVTFDGSIVRKKINFGRNEYGIQIIHRDKNSMLSTQAQLNNLVQNERNLIHRQLINAKSTI comes from the coding sequence ATGAAAAAGGTTGACTTAGTGTTAAGGCATTATAATAAAATAAGGCCTATAAATTGTAAAGTAGTAAGCGGTGATGAAGATAATTTATTCACAATAGAAATTGTTGATAATGAGAGTAAGGGGTTAGAAGTAATTAAAGGGGATCCTGTATTAATAGGAACATTGAATAAAGATGATTCTTTGAACCTTGCTGGAGGAAGTGTAATTGGTGCTAATAAGCAAAACCACAAATATATTCTATGTAAAAATGAAGTTTTGAATATATCGAAAGAACAGGAAAAAAGACAATATGAGCGATTTCCTACATCATTATTGGGAGAAATAAAGTATGAAAATTCAAGCGATAGAGCAAGTTTATACATAAAGGATTTTAGTTATTTAGGTATGGGTGTTTATTCATCAGGAGATTTTAATATAGATGATAAAGTTGACATAAGCATATTTTTAAGTAATAATGTAGTAACATTTGATGGAAGTATTGTACGAAAAAAAATAAATTTTGGAAGGAATGAGTACGGAATTCAAATTATACATAGAGACAAGAATTCTATGCTTTCTACACAGGCTCAGCTAAATAATTTAGTTCAGAATGAAAGAAATTTAATCCATAGACAGCTAATAAATGCAAAATCTACAATATAA
- a CDS encoding PilZ domain-containing protein yields MQNLNLVLKHYSKLKPIKCTVLSGDIKKLFTVKLCENESNEADFLKGDPVLIGLLSHQENIEINGGSVVASMPRENCYIICSNEVEPIIEERRKFNRFPTSLLADIKQVGSSKREAACIKDISYSGMCIYSPGDFEIDSVIDINLYFSTNVMTFEAGILRKSKYFGRNEYGLQIIHRDKNAMYSAQSLVASIIQNEKDIMLRHLSSLAFKV; encoded by the coding sequence ATGCAGAATTTAAATTTAGTATTAAAGCATTATAGTAAACTTAAACCAATTAAGTGTACAGTATTAAGTGGGGATATAAAAAAATTATTTACTGTAAAATTATGTGAAAATGAGAGCAATGAGGCAGATTTTTTAAAAGGAGATCCTGTATTAATAGGGTTGTTATCACATCAGGAAAATATTGAGATTAATGGCGGTAGTGTAGTTGCTTCTATGCCAAGAGAAAATTGTTACATTATATGCTCTAATGAAGTAGAACCAATTATAGAAGAAAGAAGAAAATTTAATAGGTTTCCAACTTCATTGCTTGCAGATATAAAGCAAGTGGGTTCTAGTAAGAGAGAAGCTGCATGTATAAAGGATATAAGTTATTCGGGTATGTGCATTTATTCTCCTGGAGATTTTGAAATAGACAGCGTAATAGACATAAATTTATATTTTAGTACGAACGTTATGACCTTTGAAGCCGGAATATTGAGAAAATCAAAATACTTTGGCAGAAATGAGTATGGGTTACAAATAATACATAGAGATAAGAATGCTATGTATTCTGCACAAAGTTTGGTTGCTTCAATAATACAAAATGAAAAAGATATAATGTTAAGACATTTATCTAGTCTAGCTTTTAAAGTTTAA
- a CDS encoding PilZ domain-containing protein: protein MNLVLKHYAKLKPLSCTVVSGDINKLITIKFDNIKRKDISFVKGDPVILATLGCDGELLLYGGRVIAFTLNNDNYLIFSKRINVDYEDQKRREFYRYPASLLADVRLMGTSNWDDACIIDISYSGMRIYSKGNYEIGSNLEVNIFLTNNILKFEAVVVRKTKSFNRYEYGIQIINKDRSNLYNTKNKIYQLLKDENALIYKHLLGYNY, encoded by the coding sequence ATGAACTTAGTACTGAAGCATTATGCTAAATTAAAACCTTTGAGTTGTACAGTAGTAAGCGGAGATATTAACAAATTAATAACTATAAAATTCGATAATATCAAGAGAAAAGATATTAGTTTTGTTAAGGGTGACCCTGTTATATTAGCAACGCTCGGATGTGATGGTGAACTGTTGCTTTATGGAGGAAGAGTTATTGCTTTTACCCTAAATAATGATAACTATCTTATTTTTTCAAAAAGGATTAATGTAGATTATGAAGATCAAAAAAGGCGAGAATTTTATAGGTATCCTGCATCCTTACTTGCAGATGTAAGACTAATGGGAACTAGTAATTGGGATGATGCGTGTATAATAGACATTAGCTACTCAGGCATGCGTATTTATTCAAAAGGCAATTATGAAATTGGTAGTAATTTAGAAGTTAATATATTTTTAACAAATAATATTTTAAAATTTGAAGCTGTAGTTGTAAGAAAAACTAAAAGCTTTAATAGATATGAATATGGAATTCAAATTATAAACAAAGACAGAAGTAATTTATATAATACGAAAAATAAAATTTATCAGTTATTAAAAGATGAGAATGCATTAATTTATAAACACTTATTAGGATATAATTACTAA
- a CDS encoding arsenate reductase family protein, translating to MNIQIYGAKGFETQKAERYFKERRISYQYIDLHKYGLSKGEYESIKASVGIRELINVDGKDYERLNMRNLGVGKVAEEVLLKNPKLFNAPIVRNGKKATVGYKPEIWEQWE from the coding sequence ATGAATATTCAAATTTATGGAGCAAAAGGCTTTGAAACACAAAAAGCTGAAAGGTATTTTAAAGAGCGAAGAATAAGCTACCAATATATTGATTTGCATAAATATGGTCTTAGTAAGGGTGAATACGAAAGTATAAAAGCTTCTGTGGGAATTAGAGAATTGATAAATGTAGACGGTAAGGATTATGAAAGACTAAACATGAGGAATTTAGGAGTTGGAAAAGTAGCTGAGGAAGTTCTTTTAAAAAATCCCAAACTGTTCAATGCACCGATTGTAAGAAATGGGAAAAAGGCTACTGTTGGATATAAACCAGAAATCTGGGAGCAATGGGAATAG